In one Streptomyces sp. T12 genomic region, the following are encoded:
- a CDS encoding DUF485 domain-containing protein: protein MSSPYDPYSPTYPWQPPAPPQPPPPPRHRTPDHPPLGHHSDLRILRTAYRWQRRVATLTALGYFILFLILSAFAPGFMSSTIAEGLPAGLLLALLQLPVTLLAIGLYEYTARRYVDPLADRIRKEAAVEAKRESAQRGAAQRGTGQRGTGR from the coding sequence ATGTCCTCCCCGTACGACCCGTACTCGCCCACCTATCCCTGGCAACCGCCCGCCCCACCGCAGCCACCGCCACCCCCACGACACCGAACCCCCGACCACCCACCCCTCGGCCACCACAGCGACCTGCGCATCCTGCGCACCGCCTACCGCTGGCAGCGCCGCGTGGCGACGCTCACCGCGCTCGGGTACTTCATCCTCTTCCTGATCCTGTCCGCCTTCGCGCCCGGTTTCATGTCGAGCACGATCGCCGAGGGGTTGCCCGCAGGCCTGCTGCTGGCGCTGCTCCAACTGCCCGTCACCTTGCTGGCGATAGGCCTCTACGAGTACACCGCCCGCCGTTACGTCGACCCGCTCGCGGACCGCATCCGCAAGGAGGCCGCGGTGGAAGCCAAGCGGGAGTCGGCGCAGAGGGGGGCGGCGCAGAGGGGCACGGGGCAGAGGGGGACGGGGCGATGA
- a CDS encoding YwqJ-related putative deaminase, with translation MMIMNATQTGPHAASSGDPRIGWSTAETPHAPTLRHRRDGILPTVAAALSVRGATLTGTAARGDQPPPLHHLVQDFLDTLTSSERDRFTGRCAETILISRHLAAADDARSKRAARKPMTNGEARKALKQAKLTARRIREDGDPLHGSFAAPCRACTALSAHFGVRIVDPTTTGN, from the coding sequence ATGATGATCATGAACGCGACGCAGACAGGCCCACACGCAGCGAGTTCCGGCGACCCCCGCATCGGCTGGAGCACCGCCGAAACACCCCACGCGCCGACGCTCCGTCACCGCCGCGACGGCATACTCCCGACCGTCGCCGCCGCCCTCTCCGTCCGCGGCGCCACCCTCACCGGCACCGCCGCCCGCGGCGACCAACCCCCGCCACTGCACCACCTCGTCCAGGACTTCCTCGACACCCTCACCAGCTCAGAACGCGACCGCTTCACCGGCCGCTGCGCCGAGACCATCCTCATCTCCCGGCACCTCGCCGCCGCCGACGACGCCCGCAGCAAACGCGCCGCCCGCAAACCCATGACCAACGGCGAAGCCCGCAAAGCCCTCAAGCAGGCCAAGCTCACCGCCCGCCGCATCCGCGAGGACGGCGACCCCCTGCACGGCAGCTTCGCCGCACCCTGCCGGGCCTGCACGGCCCTCAGCGCCCACTTCGGCGTCCGCATCGTCGACCCGACAACCACCGGCAACTGA
- a CDS encoding MoxR family ATPase: protein MTKKPDWWVYEGTGTPHDGIRNLPKAPPWRAFRHGGEQPARLLDTPQAPDDDAVHRHLGREGQGVAYQAGEREIHLVNLALHLRRPLLLTGKPGTGKSTLAYAVAQELKLGPVLRWGITSRSTLKDGLYEYDAVGRLYDAGLRNAGSLTGGREGEAPPPPDIGKYMWLGPLGTALLPWKRPRVLLIDEIDKSDMDFPNDLLNVFEEGEFVIPELARMEGKEQTVMTADRKKVQVKGGEVACAQFPFVVLTSNEEREFPMAFLRRCIRLEIGAADKGRLAGMVAAHLGEPGTGGNGSSAEVRGKIIGDFLTKQREKGTLANDQLLNALLMAERGLWNDETGRALLDEDLLRPLDRG, encoded by the coding sequence ATGACGAAGAAGCCGGACTGGTGGGTCTACGAGGGGACGGGCACCCCGCACGACGGCATCAGGAACCTGCCCAAGGCACCCCCGTGGCGCGCCTTCCGGCACGGCGGCGAACAGCCGGCCCGGCTGCTCGACACCCCGCAGGCCCCCGACGACGACGCCGTCCACCGGCATCTCGGCCGAGAGGGCCAGGGCGTCGCGTACCAAGCCGGTGAGCGCGAGATCCACCTCGTCAACCTCGCCCTGCACCTGCGCCGCCCCCTGCTGCTCACCGGCAAGCCCGGCACCGGCAAGTCCACGCTCGCGTACGCCGTCGCGCAGGAGCTGAAGCTCGGCCCGGTGCTTCGCTGGGGCATCACCAGCCGTTCCACCCTCAAGGACGGGCTGTACGAGTACGACGCCGTGGGCCGTCTCTACGACGCCGGCCTGCGCAACGCGGGCTCCCTGACCGGCGGCCGGGAGGGCGAGGCGCCCCCGCCGCCCGACATCGGCAAGTACATGTGGCTGGGACCGCTCGGGACGGCCCTGCTGCCGTGGAAGCGGCCCAGGGTCCTGCTGATCGACGAGATCGACAAGAGCGACATGGACTTCCCCAACGACCTCCTGAACGTCTTCGAGGAGGGCGAGTTCGTCATCCCCGAGCTGGCCCGGATGGAGGGCAAGGAACAGACGGTCATGACCGCCGACCGTAAGAAGGTGCAGGTCAAGGGCGGTGAGGTGGCATGCGCTCAGTTCCCGTTCGTCGTGCTGACCAGCAACGAGGAGCGGGAGTTCCCGATGGCGTTCCTGCGCCGCTGCATCCGGCTGGAGATCGGGGCGGCGGACAAGGGGCGTCTGGCCGGCATGGTCGCCGCGCACCTCGGGGAGCCGGGGACCGGCGGCAACGGCTCCTCCGCCGAGGTGCGGGGCAAGATCATCGGTGACTTCCTCACCAAGCAGCGGGAGAAGGGCACGCTCGCCAACGACCAGCTGCTCAACGCGCTGCTCATGGCGGAACGCGGGCTGTGGAACGACGAGACGGGGCGGGCCCTGCTGGACGAGGATCTGTTGCGGCCGCTGGATCGGGGCTGA
- a CDS encoding SEFIR domain-containing protein: protein MSDVSVPGRVFISYAHDDAGHIDKVRDFYHFLRRCGIDADLDLPAGERRRDWALWMLRGIRDSRHVIVVASPEYKRRAEGDAAPGEGKGVQWESMLLRNLVYEDHAAALEKIVPVVLPEGSAKDLPLWLGGSPTGHYAVEGFAVDGAEKLLRLLTGQPYETEPPLGPKPVLAPREPAAAATPLVLHPPVTASAPVPPPEPPLPTFVMPEPKDLIDALMACRKLRQLYYRHELLEMMSESLGGPDYVFDVPESAEARTHLRALDGRIRRTTLMADAVLKVMYLSLKEIAPDDIGTKRVRELLVACGLVLGEA, encoded by the coding sequence ATGAGTGACGTGTCGGTGCCGGGGCGGGTGTTCATCTCGTACGCCCATGACGACGCGGGGCACATCGACAAGGTCAGGGACTTCTACCACTTCCTGCGCCGGTGCGGAATCGACGCCGACCTGGACCTGCCCGCAGGCGAACGCCGCCGGGACTGGGCGCTGTGGATGTTGCGCGGCATCCGGGACAGCCGGCACGTGATCGTCGTCGCCTCGCCGGAGTACAAGCGGCGTGCGGAGGGCGATGCCGCGCCCGGTGAGGGCAAGGGGGTGCAGTGGGAGTCCATGCTGCTGCGGAACCTGGTGTACGAGGATCATGCCGCCGCGTTGGAGAAGATCGTCCCCGTCGTCCTGCCCGAGGGCTCCGCGAAGGACCTGCCCCTGTGGCTGGGCGGCAGCCCCACCGGCCACTACGCCGTCGAGGGGTTCGCCGTCGACGGCGCGGAGAAGCTGCTGCGGCTCCTGACCGGGCAGCCGTACGAGACGGAGCCGCCGCTGGGGCCGAAGCCGGTGCTGGCGCCGCGTGAACCCGCTGCGGCCGCCACGCCGTTGGTACTGCACCCGCCGGTGACCGCGTCGGCGCCGGTGCCGCCTCCGGAGCCTCCGCTGCCGACCTTCGTGATGCCTGAGCCGAAGGATCTGATCGACGCGCTCATGGCCTGCCGGAAGCTGCGTCAGCTGTACTACCGCCATGAACTCCTGGAGATGATGAGCGAGTCGCTGGGCGGCCCGGACTATGTCTTCGACGTGCCCGAGTCAGCCGAAGCCCGGACACATCTGCGCGCGCTCGACGGCCGTATCCGGCGTACGACACTGATGGCCGACGCGGTGCTGAAGGTGATGTACCTGTCCTTGAAGGAGATCGCACCGGACGACATCGGCACCAAGCGAGTGCGGGAGCTGCTCGTCGCCTGCGGACTGGTGCTCGGGGAGGCGTGA
- a CDS encoding SUKH-3 domain-containing protein, protein MQADRTSTTRFPVPVDATLRAAGWQPGRWDIKQAEFWADTLRDHASPAGHRHAVFPAAVEAWAEFGGLHLTPTGPGRQVAPAHIHFDPLHGLHMARTLGDLGRALDTEVCPLGTETDTQALLAIDTEGRIYALDHTGDWYLGPDIDQALAGLVSGIEPARLTAG, encoded by the coding sequence ATGCAAGCCGACCGCACCTCAACCACCCGCTTCCCCGTCCCCGTCGACGCCACCCTGCGCGCCGCCGGCTGGCAACCCGGACGCTGGGACATCAAACAGGCCGAGTTCTGGGCCGACACCCTCCGCGACCACGCCTCACCCGCCGGTCACCGCCACGCCGTCTTCCCCGCCGCCGTAGAGGCCTGGGCCGAATTCGGCGGCCTCCACCTCACCCCCACCGGCCCCGGCCGCCAGGTCGCCCCCGCCCACATCCACTTCGACCCGCTGCACGGCCTCCACATGGCCCGCACCCTCGGCGACCTCGGCCGCGCCCTCGACACCGAGGTCTGCCCCCTCGGCACCGAGACCGACACCCAGGCCCTCCTCGCCATCGACACCGAGGGCCGCATCTACGCCCTCGACCACACCGGCGACTGGTACCTCGGCCCCGACATCGACCAAGCCCTCGCCGGCCTCGTCTCCGGCATAGAACCGGCACGCCTGACAGCGGGCTGA
- a CDS encoding cation acetate symporter, with the protein MTDFSGDAQAMSLVAFCAVATITLLLCVMMGPDRDDLDEFYTGYSSLSPMRNGLAIAGDYISAATVLGTTGVVALCGYDGIVLALSTALSLMLLMFLLAEPLRNAGRFTMGDALARRMPGRGVRIAACAVTLAALVPLMLVQLAGTGQLLAFILGFSGDSLKTGCIVGLGVLMISYAAIGGMKGTALIQILKMVMLLGSGAVVAVLVLARFDWDPGALFSTAAEQSGVGSAFLESGLQFAGGPHPRLDMISSQLAVVLGGACLPHITMRMYTATGARQVRRSMSWAVAGVALFVLVITVIGFGATALIGREVIAGADPQGNTAYLLGSRAAFGAEVSTAETLLFTTVTTAIFLTVLASVAGMILACANSLAHDVFAVRVRELSGRREMMLARLSALAVGVPAIVLATMVQHRSLQPLVTLSFSLGASAIAPALVYSLFWRRYTRAGLLWTLIGGSVVVLALMPGTNLVSGSPISAFPDADFNWFPFTTPGLVSIPAGFLFGWLGTVVSGRGKSEEQRRQYEAVEGWILAGAVRRGS; encoded by the coding sequence ATGACGGACTTCAGCGGAGACGCGCAGGCGATGTCGCTGGTCGCCTTCTGTGCCGTGGCCACCATCACGCTGCTGCTGTGCGTGATGATGGGCCCGGACCGCGACGACCTCGACGAGTTCTACACGGGCTACAGCTCCCTTTCCCCCATGCGCAACGGCCTGGCGATCGCCGGCGACTACATCAGCGCGGCGACCGTACTGGGCACGACCGGCGTGGTCGCGCTGTGCGGCTACGACGGGATCGTGCTGGCGCTGAGCACGGCCCTGTCGCTGATGCTGCTGATGTTCCTGCTGGCCGAACCCCTGCGCAACGCGGGCCGGTTCACGATGGGCGACGCGCTGGCGCGGCGTATGCCGGGGCGGGGGGTGCGGATCGCGGCGTGCGCGGTGACGCTGGCCGCGCTGGTGCCGCTGATGCTGGTTCAGTTGGCGGGGACCGGGCAGTTGCTCGCGTTCATCCTGGGGTTCTCGGGCGACTCGCTGAAGACGGGGTGCATCGTCGGCCTTGGCGTGCTGATGATCAGCTACGCGGCGATCGGCGGCATGAAGGGCACCGCGCTCATCCAGATCCTGAAGATGGTGATGCTGCTCGGGTCGGGCGCCGTCGTCGCCGTACTGGTGCTGGCACGGTTCGACTGGGATCCGGGTGCGTTGTTCAGCACTGCGGCGGAGCAGAGCGGGGTCGGGTCGGCTTTCCTGGAGTCGGGGCTGCAGTTCGCGGGCGGCCCGCATCCCCGCCTGGACATGATCAGCTCGCAGCTGGCGGTCGTCCTCGGCGGTGCGTGTCTGCCGCACATCACGATGCGCATGTACACGGCGACGGGCGCGCGTCAGGTGCGGCGCTCGATGTCGTGGGCGGTGGCCGGCGTGGCGCTGTTCGTGCTGGTGATCACGGTGATCGGCTTCGGCGCGACGGCGCTGATCGGGCGTGAGGTGATCGCCGGGGCGGACCCGCAGGGCAACACGGCGTATCTGCTGGGCTCCAGGGCCGCCTTCGGCGCCGAGGTCTCCACCGCGGAGACCCTCCTGTTCACGACGGTCACCACGGCCATCTTCCTCACCGTGCTCGCCTCGGTCGCGGGCATGATCCTCGCCTGCGCGAACTCCCTCGCCCATGACGTGTTCGCCGTGCGGGTACGGGAGTTGTCCGGACGCCGCGAGATGATGCTGGCGCGGCTGTCGGCGCTGGCGGTGGGGGTCCCGGCGATCGTGCTGGCGACGATGGTCCAGCACCGCAGCCTGCAGCCGCTGGTGACCCTGTCCTTCTCCCTGGGCGCCTCGGCCATCGCCCCGGCCCTGGTCTACAGCCTGTTCTGGCGCCGGTACACACGCGCCGGTCTGCTGTGGACCTTGATCGGCGGCTCGGTGGTCGTGCTCGCGCTGATGCCGGGAACCAATCTGGTCTCCGGATCACCGATCTCGGCCTTCCCCGACGCCGACTTCAACTGGTTCCCCTTCACGACACCCGGGCTGGTGTCGATCCCGGCCGGCTTCCTCTTCGGCTGGCTGGGGACGGTCGTGTCGGGCCGGGGGAAGTCGGAGGAGCAGCGGCGGCAGTACGAGGCTGTGGAGGGGTGGATTCTGGCGGGGGCGGTGCGGAGGGGGAGCTGA
- a CDS encoding SMI1/KNR4 family protein produces the protein MTTGRLGQQAAPPNAAYAGQVVHFPDPVRASRHPRGVRVDEHGYPDFSPYARAAAEIAEPPEGFGVDELRLTDYVSANAALAASGHDLWDTIPAVATPHGWTWHHVVGSRRLELVPVEVKALLRHHGGIATSTVDQNKRGTRPLQETRPAHFGLPKSGVAVTESQVLGAEEDLGYRLPGACRSFLKAAGGCAPVGTALDAELGLLVDQPLFTVRDEAAVNDLVYVNKCLRDHLTKDYLGVGFVQGGLLTVKVKGERLGSVWFCAYDDARDVDPSWSPAERVERLLMPCGEDFDVFLSRLAGSPPELETVANLMVDGGFAHAVPVAAAAVGE, from the coding sequence ATGACGACAGGTCGGCTCGGGCAGCAAGCCGCGCCGCCGAACGCGGCCTACGCCGGGCAGGTCGTGCATTTCCCGGATCCGGTTCGGGCGTCACGTCACCCGAGAGGAGTACGGGTGGACGAGCATGGTTACCCCGACTTCTCGCCGTATGCGCGGGCGGCGGCGGAGATCGCGGAGCCGCCGGAGGGTTTCGGCGTCGACGAGTTGCGGCTGACGGACTACGTGTCGGCGAACGCGGCGCTGGCGGCGTCGGGGCACGACCTGTGGGACACGATCCCGGCGGTGGCGACGCCGCACGGCTGGACGTGGCATCACGTGGTGGGTTCGCGGCGGCTGGAGTTGGTTCCGGTCGAGGTGAAGGCGCTGCTGCGGCATCACGGTGGGATCGCCACGTCGACGGTGGACCAGAACAAGCGGGGGACGCGGCCGTTGCAGGAGACGCGGCCGGCGCACTTCGGGCTGCCGAAGTCGGGTGTGGCGGTGACGGAGTCGCAGGTGCTGGGGGCCGAGGAGGATCTCGGGTACCGGCTGCCGGGTGCGTGTCGGTCGTTCCTGAAGGCGGCGGGTGGCTGTGCGCCGGTGGGGACGGCTCTGGACGCGGAGTTGGGCCTGCTGGTCGACCAACCGCTGTTCACCGTGCGGGACGAGGCGGCGGTCAACGACCTGGTCTACGTCAACAAGTGCCTGCGGGACCATCTGACCAAGGACTACCTGGGTGTCGGGTTCGTGCAGGGCGGTTTGCTGACCGTGAAGGTGAAGGGCGAGCGGCTCGGTTCGGTGTGGTTCTGCGCGTACGACGACGCGCGGGACGTGGATCCCTCGTGGTCGCCGGCCGAGCGCGTGGAGCGGTTGCTGATGCCGTGCGGTGAGGACTTCGACGTGTTTCTGTCCCGACTGGCGGGTTCGCCGCCGGAGTTGGAGACGGTCGCGAATCTGATGGTGGATGGTGGGTTCGCGCATGCGGTGCCCGTGGCTGCCGCGGCTGTGGGGGAGTGA
- a CDS encoding SUKH-4 family immunity protein — MVTFAQAQERAEEWINGDVPSYQHREVRVREFELGFVVWAEDRADGPSSDGGAQRLVIARDSGEATLWPSLPVGEVIRRYEEEYGRADAVAEPAPAAPARVDLNQTSFLLTPPEWLQEAADRIGVPDRRGGGPGSDFDTRAGAGAGVGAGAGVAVDAGASGASGTGGSGMPGVPDGATPWAGTDTNADVGEDRSVPLPETVFAPPLSGDDTTPPDAKTALMSGGSQLPSTAVEPAVDDPSAPGGQGGAPQGSTPPPGPGASSYGYPQGAGVPGTPPPGPTPPPVPGAPSYGYPQGAGAPQAPGGPGQPPAPNAGDIADAATSKAAPPRARGGATPPPPPGAPGVPAGGYVPTQLVSALGPGGPEGAAGPGAPQGPGAANAPGVPQPPGAPNSPGGTPPGGVHHAATVLADPGRMGGPPQPPGAPGMPGAPQPPGAPGAPGAPGTPGAPQPPGAPHPPGAPGMPGGQGAQGSSGGARGAVHHAETVLAGPPVGGPGVPPPPQAPGVPQPPQVPGTPQPPGAPGAPGAPGMPPGVPQPPGAPGMAPGAPGMAPGAPGMPPGAPQPPVPPGAFPPPPGQPGPGQPGPGQSGPGQPPAYGYPQQPTGQPTVGPGYQAVLRYRAQDGSEQQLIRRSAPGTPHPEWQIFHELRGMNVPPDQVLELHTELESCELPGAYCARMIREQWPQARITSIAPYGTDHASRQQGMQQLLAHQGELHQVADGPARPAPVRAPLPQVQAAPPIPPEGVAQELAGAFGPGLFRFEQAAVSRQGVPPVVAHSLVVGGLPMDLGPFFWAQAQPGRPVPTLAELAAERGVQPASDAGSYLVMGSDFGKALCVQYGTAHIVAVPVEAGPGGAPVAPQFVNTGLPEFQRCLALLGRMWRLRFGLNQEQAGRWTVDFQAQLAALDPAALGSPESWWSVLLEQMWDGLL; from the coding sequence ATGGTGACGTTCGCGCAGGCGCAGGAGCGCGCGGAAGAGTGGATCAACGGGGATGTGCCGTCGTACCAGCATCGTGAGGTGCGGGTGCGGGAGTTCGAGCTCGGGTTCGTGGTGTGGGCCGAGGACCGTGCGGACGGGCCGAGCTCGGACGGGGGTGCGCAGCGGCTGGTGATCGCCCGGGACAGTGGTGAGGCCACGCTGTGGCCTTCGCTGCCGGTGGGTGAGGTGATTCGCCGGTACGAGGAGGAGTACGGCCGCGCGGACGCGGTTGCGGAACCGGCGCCGGCTGCTCCGGCTCGGGTGGACCTGAATCAGACGTCGTTCCTGCTGACTCCGCCGGAGTGGTTGCAGGAGGCGGCGGACCGGATAGGGGTTCCGGATCGGCGGGGCGGGGGGCCGGGGTCGGACTTCGACACCCGTGCCGGTGCCGGTGCGGGGGTCGGTGCTGGTGCCGGTGTGGCTGTGGATGCGGGTGCGTCCGGTGCGTCCGGGACCGGCGGATCGGGGATGCCCGGTGTGCCTGACGGGGCGACTCCTTGGGCCGGCACGGACACCAACGCCGATGTCGGTGAGGACCGTTCCGTGCCGTTGCCGGAGACGGTGTTCGCGCCGCCGTTGAGCGGTGACGACACCACGCCGCCGGACGCCAAGACAGCGCTGATGTCGGGCGGCAGCCAACTTCCGTCGACGGCGGTCGAACCGGCGGTCGACGATCCGAGCGCGCCGGGTGGCCAGGGTGGTGCGCCGCAGGGCAGCACGCCGCCGCCGGGGCCCGGTGCGTCGTCTTACGGCTATCCGCAGGGTGCGGGTGTGCCGGGTACGCCCCCTCCGGGGCCGACGCCTCCGCCGGTGCCGGGTGCGCCTTCGTACGGCTATCCGCAGGGTGCCGGTGCGCCGCAGGCGCCGGGCGGGCCGGGGCAGCCGCCGGCGCCGAACGCCGGGGACATCGCCGATGCCGCGACGAGCAAGGCGGCGCCTCCTCGTGCGCGGGGTGGGGCGACGCCGCCTCCGCCGCCGGGTGCGCCGGGTGTGCCGGCGGGTGGGTACGTTCCGACGCAGCTCGTGTCGGCGTTGGGGCCCGGTGGACCTGAGGGTGCTGCCGGGCCGGGGGCTCCGCAGGGGCCGGGTGCCGCTAACGCGCCTGGCGTGCCGCAGCCGCCCGGCGCCCCCAACTCGCCCGGCGGTACGCCTCCGGGCGGTGTGCACCATGCCGCCACGGTGCTGGCCGACCCGGGCCGGATGGGTGGCCCTCCGCAGCCTCCGGGCGCCCCGGGCATGCCTGGTGCGCCGCAGCCTCCCGGTGCCCCGGGTGCCCCGGGTGCACCTGGAACTCCCGGTGCGCCGCAGCCTCCGGGTGCCCCGCACCCTCCCGGCGCCCCGGGCATGCCAGGTGGGCAGGGCGCCCAGGGTTCTTCCGGCGGTGCGCGCGGTGCCGTACACCACGCGGAGACCGTGCTGGCCGGGCCCCCGGTGGGCGGCCCCGGTGTGCCTCCGCCGCCGCAGGCGCCCGGCGTCCCGCAGCCACCGCAGGTCCCTGGCACGCCCCAGCCTCCGGGCGCTCCTGGCGCTCCTGGCGCTCCGGGTATGCCGCCGGGCGTGCCCCAGCCTCCTGGCGCTCCCGGTATGGCTCCGGGCGCCCCTGGCATGGCTCCGGGCGCTCCGGGTATGCCGCCCGGTGCCCCGCAGCCGCCTGTGCCGCCGGGTGCGTTTCCGCCGCCTCCCGGGCAGCCGGGTCCGGGTCAGCCGGGTCCGGGTCAGTCCGGTCCGGGGCAGCCCCCGGCGTACGGCTACCCCCAGCAGCCCACCGGCCAGCCGACCGTCGGCCCCGGCTACCAGGCCGTCCTGCGCTACCGCGCGCAGGACGGGTCGGAGCAGCAGCTGATCCGGCGTTCGGCGCCGGGTACGCCGCACCCGGAGTGGCAGATCTTCCACGAGCTGCGGGGCATGAACGTGCCCCCGGACCAGGTGCTGGAGCTGCACACGGAGCTGGAGTCGTGTGAGCTGCCGGGTGCGTACTGCGCACGGATGATCCGGGAGCAGTGGCCGCAGGCACGGATCACGTCCATCGCGCCGTACGGCACGGATCACGCGAGCCGGCAGCAGGGCATGCAGCAACTGCTGGCGCACCAGGGCGAGTTGCACCAGGTGGCCGACGGGCCCGCCCGCCCGGCGCCGGTGCGCGCGCCGCTTCCGCAGGTGCAGGCGGCACCGCCGATTCCGCCGGAGGGCGTGGCGCAGGAGCTGGCGGGGGCGTTCGGGCCGGGGCTCTTCCGGTTCGAGCAGGCCGCCGTGTCCCGGCAGGGCGTGCCGCCGGTCGTGGCGCACAGCCTGGTGGTCGGCGGGCTGCCGATGGACTTGGGCCCGTTCTTCTGGGCGCAGGCCCAGCCGGGGCGGCCCGTCCCCACGCTGGCGGAGCTGGCGGCCGAGCGCGGGGTGCAGCCGGCGTCGGACGCGGGCTCGTACCTCGTCATGGGCAGCGACTTCGGCAAGGCGCTCTGCGTGCAGTACGGGACGGCGCACATCGTCGCCGTCCCCGTGGAGGCGGGCCCGGGCGGCGCGCCCGTAGCGCCGCAGTTCGTGAACACCGGGCTGCCGGAGTTCCAGCGCTGCCTGGCGCTGCTCGGCCGGATGTGGCGTCTTCGCTTCGGCCTGAACCAGGAGCAGGCGGGCCGCTGGACCGTCGACTTCCAGGCCCAGCTCGCCGCCCTCGACCCGGCGGCGCTCGGATCGCCGGAGAGCTGGTGGTCGGTGCTGCTGGAGCAGATGTGGGACGGGTTGCTGTGA
- a CDS encoding DivIVA domain-containing protein — protein MSSAPVSLYDFAVVRGRGYRPEQVDAYVDALFSDRDAAWERAARLTVLAREMEEEVEQLREEVAQLAPQTYETLGGRARRILMLVQEEAETLREGARQEAQALVDEAQKRANGVRDAAQAYADAVRADAEERADERLLAARAEAIELRVTARRDVKEGRGEVLGTLREVRERTAGMLTEQDKEHTTRWTEFEREAEERLAALEVFEKEGMARAEASLAEAEQELADAHASTQRLQEEARARATELLAQARRRSDAIARETERVLREHGDMWDDVRAHIGQMRVSLTALTGQAALE, from the coding sequence ATGAGCAGCGCACCGGTCTCGCTCTACGACTTCGCGGTCGTACGAGGGCGTGGCTACCGTCCCGAACAGGTCGACGCCTACGTCGACGCCCTCTTCAGCGACCGCGACGCGGCCTGGGAACGGGCCGCCCGGCTCACCGTGCTCGCCCGGGAGATGGAGGAGGAGGTGGAGCAGCTGCGTGAGGAGGTGGCGCAGCTCGCCCCGCAGACGTACGAGACGCTCGGGGGGCGCGCGCGGCGGATCCTCATGCTGGTGCAGGAGGAGGCCGAGACCCTGCGGGAAGGTGCGCGGCAGGAGGCCCAGGCCCTGGTCGACGAGGCGCAGAAGCGCGCGAACGGCGTGCGTGACGCGGCACAGGCGTACGCCGATGCCGTACGCGCCGATGCGGAAGAGCGTGCCGATGAGCGGTTGCTCGCGGCGCGTGCGGAGGCGATCGAGCTCCGTGTCACCGCCCGGCGCGATGTGAAGGAGGGGCGCGGGGAGGTGCTCGGCACGTTGCGCGAGGTACGGGAGCGCACCGCCGGGATGCTCACCGAGCAGGACAAGGAGCACACCACGCGGTGGACCGAGTTCGAGCGGGAGGCCGAGGAGCGGCTGGCGGCGCTGGAAGTGTTCGAGAAGGAGGGGATGGCGCGGGCCGAGGCCTCGCTGGCCGAGGCGGAGCAGGAGCTCGCGGACGCGCACGCCTCGACGCAGCGCTTGCAGGAGGAGGCGCGGGCGCGCGCGACGGAGCTGCTCGCGCAGGCTCGGCGGCGGTCGGACGCCATCGCCCGGGAGACGGAACGGGTGCTGCGCGAGCACGGGGACATGTGGGACGACGTGCGGGCGCACATCGGGCAGATGCGGGTCAGTCTGACGGCGCTGACGGGGCAGGCGGCCCTGGAGTGA